The Solanum dulcamara chromosome 6, daSolDulc1.2, whole genome shotgun sequence genome contains the following window.
TCCATTAATTTCCTTGCAAGATAAATGACTTCTGTTGAATGTCCCGATATGAATTCAAATTGATTCTCTATAATAAACACACTCCTCTTTATCCTCATCTTCACCACCctttcctaaatattttaatataacttAACAATTTGATATTCCTATAATTATTATACTTTTAATTACGCAACTAAATCACTATACTCCACCTCTAAAAACTACAACTAATCACAcacagaaagaaaaaagaagtgaaacaGTGATGTTGTCAAATCTAGATATAGCATCTCTGGCAATTAGATGCCATTTTtgtcctttttaaaaaaattatcaagtaTCAAATCGGTTTTCacatatttcatttttattacttcAATTGTGTAAAAGAGGACTAAAATTACTCCATTTTAGTACCCTGAAACACTGTTAAACAGTTTGATTATAAGAGCATCAATTTAGTAGGCCAGCTTGAAATTTGTGGTCAATATTAtactaagtaaaaaaaaaaaacttaaattagAATGTTAAGAGTAAagttaaatcttttttttttctaatatgCTAATTCAATTGTATTAATTTATCCCTTCCtactaattaaaataaatattcaatcGTTTACTAAGAGGAAAATTGAACGTCAGGTGAGAAACAAAAAATGCCAAAGCAAATATTGAACGTCAAAGTGAGaaacgaaaaaaataaaacaaaggtGACTATCCAAGTAAACACGCTCACACAAACATGCTAATATAGGGTCCTAATAAGAAACACTAAAAGAGGAAAATATTTCCAACAAATGTCTGGTCGAAAATTCATTGAAATTTTGCTCATCGATAATGTGTTTCGAATGGATTTCCTGAATCAATGATCTCTCGAAAacgtcttttttttttcagtAGTGAGATTTTTCACTCTTGTGGGTAAATTCCAAATAACACAAGTTTCAACTTTTCACCAATGCTCAGAAGTACTACCAATTCTTACTTGCTCAGAGGGTACCAGTGGAATGGTCtcctatttttttcttcagaGAGTAAAACCTAGAAAAGTTTACTGTATGTTTCATTTTCCATTCTATTATTTGGAGTTTGGTTGAATATGATGTGATGCAAGTGAATATCTACGCACCCAAGGGTGTGATGTAGTGGTTAATGAAATGGTTGAGAACCCTGAGGTCTCATGTTCAAAACTCAACGGAGATAAAAAACACTAAGTGATTCTTACTATTTGTCCTAGTCTTGGTGGATAGAGTAATCTGATACCTATTATTGGTGGAGGTGGCAGGTATCCCTCTAAGAAGCTTATAATACTCGCAGGTCTGGGCTCTTTCGTTTCGAAAGGATATGGATTCAACAATCTTATTTTCACATTGATCTCAACTATGCTAGTAAAATTCTTTTCAAGTCTTCTCCACATTAAAAAGAGAATCGATGCTAATTGTTTCGGTTAGGATTCACATTTGGTAATAGAATGAATTGAATTGGCTAAAATGGTCAATATATGCTTTCGGGAAGTTTAACCATGCAATATCTCAatgaatatattgttgttattgttagtACAACAAAATCTCAATAGAAACAAAATCAATaggaaatgaaagaaaaaaccaAAACAGAAACATAAATAGGTCAGACAAAGAGGCAGAAAACGAAGAAATATTGAAGAGAAGTGATTAGATAGAACATAATGTAATTTCCGCTTATCAAAGACATGGCCTTAAATAGGAGGTTGTGAACACGGATTATGATAGTAAGTTAGAAGGTAGTAGAAACGTTGTCTAGCTAATCCTTCCATACTAGTAGTTTAGGTATTACTCTTGTAGTTTCTTATCCTTCGATTTTTGTTACTATCGATTGTTTCTTCTactttgatattcatattattttgcTATAGTTACCGTCAACATGCTTTGTTATCCGCTTTCACATCCATTACTTCTTATTCTAAATTGCTTTGAATTGTTTGTTTTACTTTTGAGCTGAGAGTCTATCGAAAACAACCTTTCTAACTCTGAAATAGTAGTAAGATCtacgtacactctatcctcctcCAGATATGTTGTTGCACAGAATAGAGAACTTCAATAAATACCAGCCCAGGATTCTTTTTCCATTTCACTTACATAACATATGCTATTATTTACAGGCCAAACTTCATATAGATGAAatatttcaattacattttaGTGGATAAGACTCGAGAGGCATACAAACAAAAGTTCATTTGAAAGAAATGGgaaccaaaaaattaaaaaaagaacaaaataaagAGGAAAACCTGTAGGATTTCTTTGTAAATTAATAGTTGAATAGGCATAGGACCTAATCCATGCACCCTTCAGAAACTGCTTCCAGTTTCTACAGATTGGCTGAAGGAACACAACCATCTTCTAGCTTCGACGTTCGACGTTGATCGCCTAAAGCTGGATCGTGAACATCGAGTTAGATGTTCTCGTTCACCGGTTCTTGGAACTAAAGATGGACTTGTGTCTGGCGTTCCCATACAAAGGCCTGGGCTGAATTTCAATGCCGGGAACTTTTGGCAGCTTAAAGAGCGGAAGGAAGAGCCGAGAGGAGAGAGTCTGGAGCAATATAAATCGGGCTTGCAAAAAGGCATTTCTAATGTAGTTGGTTCTTGTCCATCAGCTGTACAGGAACAAAAAGGCAACGATAGACTCGTTCGTGCTGCTTCCTTGATGATTGGTGTCGTATCCACCAGTTTAACGAATGAAACCATGCCTTGTCGGCATAAAGGGCAAGGAATCGAGCCTGGAGGTCCATGGGCCACGGTTGAGGTGCTACTGGTTGAACACAGGTACAATGCACAGCGCGTGCAGAACTCATGAAAACAACCTGTAAAACATGGCAAGCATTAGGTGCTGCAGCAGCTAGACTGACATATCGGGTACAATGCTAACGACAAAGAAAAGCTACCCCCTAGGtccaatttgtttgtcttactttcctttttagtcagtTTCGAAAAGAAtgtttatttcctttttttggcaactcttaaattctaacttttcacattacatgtttaagatcacaacattaaagaacattttggtacattctacacatctttaatttaagcatcacaagattcaaaagtctttttattttcttaaaacttCATGCCAAATCAaaatcagacaaacaaattgtAACGGAGGAACGGATTCAGTAAAACAACATATCCAGCTAGCAGGAAAAAGATCAAATAGGAACAGTAATCAATCATTCTGATGATATCAAGCAGTTCACATGTAAATATgcagatatatgtatatgataattAGCATCGGAAAAAAGAACTTCCAGCCCTGAGCatattatatatcaaaatactGAAATTTCAAGAACTTCCGGAGTTCCAATTTCACATGACGAAGGAAAACTCTATCCAGCGACGGGAACATATTCTTGAATGGGAGAGCATCTTTCCTTAGTTTAAATTCTTGGAGTTACATGGTTTCAACTCGCGAGTATCTCAATAGAGGCTCTTCACTCTGATTAGGAAATTCTTCGATTCACCATTACCATTAAAAAGTAGAGTTTATTTTCATCTACACGTCAATTGGAAGTAAAAGAACTACACAAAAAGGTACTACATAAATCTTTCTCGTAAATTATCTACTATTTCATGTTTACCATCTACACAATTTCAAGCAGTTTAAGAAAGACATACCTTCTGCTGCAACTGTACACTTTCTTTCCAGACAAACAACACAAGGGTCTAAACAAGTTGACGGTGAATCAATTGTTCTCCATCCACATTCTCTGCATAAAATGACAACTTATTTTGAGAATTCTCATCCCCGAGCCTTATCAGTATGTAACTTGCACACGGAATACTGAAAGAGAACGATATTCTATTAAAAAATGACAAGAAAACAAAAGGCTGGAAATAGTGATCTTTCCCCATTTTATCAAGCAGATCAGACACTGGTACACCACATGGGTAAATCACATAAATTGACTCAATTATTAATGTTATCCGTGCCAGAATTTGGAAATGCATCATAATAAAGAGCTATCCAGATGCATACTGCTTTTTGTGCATTTGAATTTAGAAACTTAAGGGGGTCAGCATGTTCCAAATGCTTTCATCAAAAAAGAAGATGCTTACCATAAAAGCCAAACGAAATACACATTTTCCCACTTTTTAATGTGCCATGAATATTTAGTACCTTCATGAGATGTATAAGGGTGGTGCCACGCAACAGAAAGGATTCGATAAAGATGCAAGAATTAACAGTATGTTCACCCTTGGATTCGGgcctatgttgctcggactcttcataAATGCCGATGGATGCATGTCaaatcctccaaaagtagtgcatcTTTTGAGAATCTGACAGGGTGCGGCAACATTTTTGGGGAGTCCGAACAACATAAGCTTGTGGTAAATTCGTCACAATAATTTAATTTGTCTTCTTTATTCTACCTCACATGCCATCACGACAAAACCCaaatgttttactttttttaaaaaaaaacaagcaAACACAATAAATCTCCTGGACACAGACACAAGATATTTCCCTCTGAAAATAGTCTTCAAATTGGTACCAAATGCCAATGAGTCAATTTACAAGAATCTGTTTCCTTATCGTCAGCAGTGCGTAAATCCTTAAGACAAAGCAGGAGTGGACAAAAGTCTCTATACTCATTCAATTAAAATCTACATCCTGTAAAATTTTAGAGTAGAATTTAAGGCGTAGTGGCGGACAATAACCCAACGAGAAACATCATTGGACTTATGTTGTTAAAACATGCTCCACAAAGACAGTTTCTTCCTTAACTTAATGAGAGACATGAAACATCTAACCTATGGAAAGAGAGAGtttagaaataaaattaaagcATCTAATTCCCTTGTATGGAAGGCTGTCGCTGTAGCACTGCAGCAATAGCATTGAATCACAAATTGACAGAGAGAAATAAAGGAGAACAGAAAATCCGATGAAATGTGTCATTATAATGTCAAATTCATGAATGAGCATTTACGAGTCCGACCAATATTTGCTGAACCGGACTCACCTAGCAATCTTCACTATACTCATAAGAGGGAGGCACAAGAATGGTGAAGGAAGAGGACGTGGTTGTCTTTCTGGACGAGCACTTAAAATCTCCTCCAGTCCATCTCTATGCCATGATCGAGCAACCATCAAAGGGGTCCACCTTAAAACATGTAAAAAGAGAATATGCAAGTTAGAAGATTTATCTAGCAGAGTTGCTATACGAGAATAAGACAATATTATCTGTTTCAATAACTCAGCACCCAAACAAGATGCATTTCTTAAGTTCTCCATCAAGTATACAGCGTTAATATCTTTTCCtctttttctattctttttgaGAAGTCTTGACTAAAACGGAGGAAAATTTCAATGGCTTTCTTAGTTTGTATCAATTTTCAGAAGAAATCTTCAACCGTCTGTATTGTGGTCAAGATTTTGCTGCAGCCTAACCCTAAATCTCTCCTTTTCATCTCTTCAATTCTTAAAGACAACATGAAATAGCATGGTTAGCTATACTACCCTTTAACTCTCCATGGTTGTTCCCTTTTCCTACCTGAAATCTCCATCGTTAGGTAAGAAAAAGGAGCAATTGATAGTTGAGGTGTGTTTTGATAAATCGTTGGTGATAGTTCAAGTAGGAAACTCGGACACCTGATAGTTCATgtataaaacttgaaaaaaggggatatatttaggtgtatttttgaccctccactctactactaataatattgATAAGGGAAACTAGACCACACACTTTTAGTACATTTTGAAGATGTTAAATCATGTAAAGATATCATACCCATTCACATTTTCTGCATTGAGACTGGCACCCCTGGCAATTAAAAGCTGAAAGTTGGGAAAGAAAATGACAACTTCAGAACTTGCACCGACTATACCAGCAAAATCAGAAAGAAAAGTAAACAAAAGAGGAACACACCTGACAACACTGAGCATTCCCGCCACATGCAGCGTAATGAAGTGGTGTACTTCCTGCACCTGCAAGGTAAACAATTTACCTTTTAGAAAGGAGAAAAGACGATATGAACTCTTTTCGTAGATTCATGGCATGAAGCCTCTAAATTTTAGGCGCCACATATCAAGGACTTTTGGAACTGAGGCTTAACAGAAGAGGAAACCGAAACCTAATCTGCCACCGAATAAGAGTTTCAGGTGGTATCAGGTTTCTATTTGTTATATTCCTAAAGGGCAGTCTTGTACACTAAGCTCCCGCTACGCACGGGGTCCGGAGAAGGGCCTGACCACTAGGGTGCAATAGGTTTCGGTCATCTCGTATCGCATCTTTTAGTACTTCTTTCTGAAAATATCGAGTAATACGTGAATCTGATGACCGAcggtctctctctctctctctctctctcaaataCAATAGAGACATTATCTTCCTTAAGTATAAAATACATTACTCATGATTTACACTAGCTAAAGTGCCAAACGAAAAGCACAAAACTTGCATGGAAATGTCATAAAGGTAATTAGTGCACATCATCAAAACTCAGGACATGACATCCGTGCAACTTCTTTTTTGACATCCCAGAAACTCCATGAACTGGAGCAAACTAATTTCAAGGTTGTGGATATTCACATATTTTATCAGGTCGACAGAGTTTGCGTATGCTTTTGTAAATGGAAACTTGTTTTACCCTTCCGGTAAAAGACTACTGAATAAATGACTGCTATCTCTAGTTCTGCTTTAAATGGAGAAACATGGTCAGTGAGAAATTCATAAAGCTGACTCCAACTTGTTGGGACTAAGGCAAAGTTGTCATTTATCTAtaattttgcttcttttttttaaaaaaagcacACCGAGGAATTCCAATATTTTATTCTTCATCCGGAATTGATATTGCCTGTTACAAGTTATAATTATTTCAGTTCTTCCAAAATGGAGACTGAAATCTGTAGCATGATCAGTAAATGTCTGACTTTTAAGGCAATCCTCTCATAAAGAACCATGAGAAACGCATTAGAAACAGCCGACCAGACAATCTCAGAGTTTCCCTCAGAAAGAATTAAGTTACAACATGATATGTAAAAGATGGCAGATAGGCATTTACAAATTGAAGAAACAGATAATAAGAAACAATTTAGCAATTATCCGCTTTGAAGCTACAACAATCGTTTTGTTTTTAAAACTTATTGTGGGGGTGGAGAGGGGAAGGGGAAAATGCACAAGGAAATAAGGCTTTCAAGAGATCAATATGATATAAGAGTTACTAGGCAGAACTTGGAAAGTTGTCTCACCTATCAAATCGATTGTAGTCCCATCTTCCACAGTAACCTTGGTGACCGAAGCCCCCAAGTCCAAGAGTAGCTGCAGACTTTCAACATGGCCATTCAGCGCTGCCATATGAAGGGCGGTAATGCCACCATCAGCAGGTCTATTGATCACCTCATGTAGTGCACTACAGCAAGCACAAAAGAACTTCACGTTAATACAGCTTGAAAGCAGCAGGAGATGACCAAATATCAAATGCAAAGCTTGAGAAAAGAAATTTACAAGTCATCAAATTCTTGGATAGAGTCTTCATTCCTTGATCTCTTTCTCATGACATTACAGAAATTAGGGATGCTGGGAATATAATCAGCAAGGAGAAGCCGTATACATCGAGAATGTCCATTCAGAGCAGCTAAATGAAGTGCTGTACCTCCATTGAGATAATCAGCCCTATGAATCTAAAACATAATGCAACTGTAAGTAGAGCTTGTGATCAATCTTGACATGCTCCAACTACTCTAGAAAACCAGTAAAGTCGAAATTTTACAAGGTAAGAACACTCTTAATACTTCTAGGTAAACAAATTGAATATACCGCAATAATTAAACTGTCATACATTGGCCATGAAAAGAATGAGAATCTGAACGACCTCCCAGTGACCATACTGACATGCTTGCATCAAAGCAGTCTGTTAACCATAAGACAGAATACTAGTTTCAATGTATTGAGAGAGATAAAAGTAAAGCCAAAAAAGGCAATGAGAAAAAAATCTACCTGCCCTCGGTAGTTTCTGAGATTGATGTCAACTCCAGACTCAAGCAAGAGACTAACAATCTGATAGGACAAACAAGAGTCAAATGACCGATCGCATACAAAATCCACAAAGTGTTGAATTAAACTATGTCACAATCAAgttcaaagaaaattcaagttTATCTTCATATACATCACGAATAAGCATTAAACTCTGAATATACCTCATGATGTCCTTGGGCAGCTGAATAATGGAGGGGTGAATTTCGAACACCAAAAGTTGAATACCTCACTAAGCGAGGATTATAATCCAGTAAAGCCTTAGCTTCCTGAATATCTCCATCTCTAGCAGCAGAAACTAACCGCTCGCCTGACGCAGAGCATCCAAATGAATTCCCCACAAGGTTCAAAAATCGCATAGTTTTCGGATATCGTTCTGGCATGATGTTTAGCAGAAGATAAGGAACACAATGATCCTTAACCTTaactacccccccccccccgctgCACAGAAATTCCTTCTTTTCTAACAAACTAATAACAACAACCCCACAACTAAACCTTCCTTAAACATAATTTCAAAGTCAAATTTGTCTCAACAATCAGAAATCTCAAACTGATAAAAACAAATCCAAGAACCCCTTTCAACACCTCAAACTAATATGGTTTCTGACTTGATCAATCAATCAAATAGACAAATTTCtctatatacaaatatatgatATGTACTATGTTGATGGTGACCAATAtctacaaaaacaaataaaggGGAAAAGGACCTCTGTCAAACTTGAGGTAAAATGAAATTACCTGAGCTGGataaaaaaccataaaaatCAAATCTTTGATCACTATTTCACCTTTTGTCACAAATTCTCCAACTATTTCAAGATTCCTCAATAACCCCACCAAATTTTCCCAGAAAAATAGCAGATTATCTCCAAATATTTTCCAGGAAATTTCACCAAGAAAGAAAATTTCCACCCCAAATTCACAAAATAtgcaaaaaaacaaaacaaatggGAAGATAAAGAACCTCAAATTCCTTGATGGGGTTCaccaaaaaaacatttttttgatCCTCAAGAACcccaaaaaaatcaagattagCAAATACCCACGTCCAAATTTTCCcagaaaataagaagaaataatctcaaaaaaaaaaaaagagactcAAAATTTCCAGGAATTTGCAACAGTATGGGAGACAAAAACCAATTGGGAAAGTTGAGAACCTCAAGTTCCCAAATGGGGTTCAcgtaaatgaaaaaataatttttaaaaaaatttaatcacAAATACCAAGAAGGACAATGATCTGCCAAGaatctctcttttttctttaatttaatttaattctttttttctttttttgcatatataaattatttaacacCCGATGTGCTGAAATGTAAGGTATATAGTTACTCATATATTGAGTTGGTGGTGTAATAAaaacattataaaaaaaagtagagaTAATGGTAAAAAAAACACAAGTATTATGTTGTTGTGAGATTTTTATCTGAACTTGAATTGATGTATTTTTTACTTGGATTATTGTTaactatttaataaaataaatttcgATTAGTGCCTGATGGTGCATGGTGTATGCTCTCTTGTTTTAGATAATTAAAGGAAgtaattgaaaaatataaaataaaatgatcaaaaacacatttaaaatatcttttttttgaaatttttttatctgaactatcatatatttttgtttcttacATGAACTATCACCAACTACTATCAAAACATCTCTAAAATTAATGAGTCAGTTGTCATGTGGACGACATTCTATGGGTAAATTAAAAATTGTCATGCGTCTTTTGATAATTGTATTCAAACACTAGATTCAATCTGTTTTTCAAAGTgtgtttaaataaataatggtGATAGTTcagataaaaaatataaatatctattaatataaatatcgaaTACCGAt
Protein-coding sequences here:
- the LOC129891606 gene encoding probable E3 ubiquitin-protein ligase XBOS32 isoform X1; amino-acid sequence: MPERYPKTMRFLNLVGNSFGCSASGERLVSAARDGDIQEAKALLDYNPRLVRYSTFGVRNSPLHYSAAQGHHEIVSLLLESGVDINLRNYRGQTALMQACQYGHWEVVQILILFMANIHRADYLNGGTALHLAALNGHSRCIRLLLADYIPSIPNFCNVMRKRSRNEDSIQEFDDFALHEVINRPADGGITALHMAALNGHVESLQLLLDLGASVTKVTVEDGTTIDLIGAGSTPLHYAACGGNAQCCQLLIARGASLNAENVNGWTPLMVARSWHRDGLEEILSARPERQPRPLPSPFLCLPLMSIVKIARECGWRTIDSPSTCLDPCVVCLERKCTVAAEGCFHEFCTRCALYLCSTSSTSTVAHGPPGSIPCPLCRQGMVSFVKLVDTTPIIKEAARTSLSLPFCSCTADGQEPTTLEMPFCKPDLYCSRLSPLGSSFRSLSCQKFPALKFSPGLCMGTPDTSPSLVPRTGEREHLTRCSRSSFRRSTSNVEARRWLCSFSQSVETGSSF
- the LOC129891606 gene encoding probable E3 ubiquitin-protein ligase XBOS32 isoform X2, which gives rise to MRFLNLVGNSFGCSASGERLVSAARDGDIQEAKALLDYNPRLVRYSTFGVRNSPLHYSAAQGHHEIVSLLLESGVDINLRNYRGQTALMQACQYGHWEVVQILILFMANIHRADYLNGGTALHLAALNGHSRCIRLLLADYIPSIPNFCNVMRKRSRNEDSIQEFDDFALHEVINRPADGGITALHMAALNGHVESLQLLLDLGASVTKVTVEDGTTIDLIGAGSTPLHYAACGGNAQCCQLLIARGASLNAENVNGWTPLMVARSWHRDGLEEILSARPERQPRPLPSPFLCLPLMSIVKIARECGWRTIDSPSTCLDPCVVCLERKCTVAAEGCFHEFCTRCALYLCSTSSTSTVAHGPPGSIPCPLCRQGMVSFVKLVDTTPIIKEAARTSLSLPFCSCTADGQEPTTLEMPFCKPDLYCSRLSPLGSSFRSLSCQKFPALKFSPGLCMGTPDTSPSLVPRTGEREHLTRCSRSSFRRSTSNVEARRWLCSFSQSVETGSSF
- the LOC129891606 gene encoding probable E3 ubiquitin-protein ligase XBOS32 isoform X3, with protein sequence MVTGRSFRFSFFSWPMYDSLIIAIHRADYLNGGTALHLAALNGHSRCIRLLLADYIPSIPNFCNVMRKRSRNEDSIQEFDDFALHEVINRPADGGITALHMAALNGHVESLQLLLDLGASVTKVTVEDGTTIDLIGAGSTPLHYAACGGNAQCCQLLIARGASLNAENVNGWTPLMVARSWHRDGLEEILSARPERQPRPLPSPFLCLPLMSIVKIARECGWRTIDSPSTCLDPCVVCLERKCTVAAEGCFHEFCTRCALYLCSTSSTSTVAHGPPGSIPCPLCRQGMVSFVKLVDTTPIIKEAARTSLSLPFCSCTADGQEPTTLEMPFCKPDLYCSRLSPLGSSFRSLSCQKFPALKFSPGLCMGTPDTSPSLVPRTGEREHLTRCSRSSFRRSTSNVEARRWLCSFSQSVETGSSF